A part of Halobacillus shinanisalinarum genomic DNA contains:
- a CDS encoding serine/threonine-protein kinase, whose translation MKPIKELILAIKFDKDQVIEIPSELQLIGQGRSAAVFRVVGSMQAVKVFYSEHHNLAEKEGKIYQQLSNYVYYPELIEVGDGYLVIEYLEGMTLYDCLVSGIPITPSMVDMVDEALNYARAKGLNPSDIHLRNIILTNDHKIKLIDVVRFTQKKECPHWPDLKRAYYSYYQRRFFPKRFPPFFIEMVIRLYRRRLLPIRS comes from the coding sequence ATGAAACCGATTAAGGAATTGATCCTTGCTATAAAGTTTGACAAAGATCAAGTCATTGAAATACCTAGTGAGCTCCAGTTAATTGGACAGGGTAGAAGTGCGGCTGTGTTTAGAGTTGTTGGGTCAATGCAAGCAGTAAAGGTTTTCTATTCCGAACATCACAATTTGGCTGAAAAGGAAGGAAAGATTTATCAGCAGCTTTCCAATTATGTATACTATCCTGAGCTGATTGAAGTGGGCGACGGGTACTTGGTTATAGAGTATTTAGAGGGTATGACTCTTTACGATTGTTTAGTAAGCGGGATTCCAATCACTCCCAGTATGGTAGATATGGTCGATGAAGCATTGAATTATGCTCGTGCGAAGGGATTGAATCCTTCTGACATTCATCTTAGAAATATTATATTGACAAATGATCATAAGATAAAATTGATTGATGTGGTAAGGTTTACTCAGAAAAAAGAGTGTCCTCACTGGCCTGATTTAAAAAGGGCGTATTATTCCTACTATCAAAGACGTTTCTTTCCCAAGAGATTCCCACCATTTTTTATTGAAATGGTCATAAGATTATATAGAAGACGGCTTTTGCCGATAAGGTCATGA
- a CDS encoding PH domain-containing protein, which produces MFKKMATDALGLSDIGSVIKPEDYDKVDADDYVMHEDDEKIYFLIKSKADEYCFTNKALIHVDGTSAASKQRTLRRYTYSTNQFANVELETAGTIDLDVEVKFQLGNTQFDIDVHKKFIEELKDLYKSLLKISEINHENDILTGYAKQSLQTASSTLQNSRSQETRVSEEFKDINETAFNWLLETKEKYHVKDFGHVFELFIQN; this is translated from the coding sequence ATGTTTAAGAAAATGGCTACAGATGCTCTAGGCTTAAGTGATATCGGTAGTGTTATCAAACCTGAGGATTACGATAAAGTAGACGCGGACGATTATGTCATGCATGAAGACGATGAGAAAATTTACTTCTTAATAAAATCAAAAGCAGATGAATATTGCTTCACAAATAAAGCACTTATCCATGTAGACGGTACGAGTGCAGCGAGTAAGCAGCGTACACTCCGCAGATATACCTACAGCACCAATCAATTCGCAAATGTTGAGCTTGAAACAGCGGGTACCATTGATTTAGATGTTGAAGTCAAGTTTCAATTGGGGAATACTCAATTTGATATTGATGTGCACAAGAAATTTATTGAAGAGCTTAAAGACCTCTATAAATCATTACTGAAAATATCTGAAATAAATCATGAAAATGACATCCTAACTGGTTATGCAAAGCAAAGTTTGCAGACGGCTTCTTCAACTTTGCAGAATAGCCGGAGTCAAGAAACCCGTGTGTCAGAAGAATTTAAGGATATCAATGAAACGGCATTTAACTGGCTGTTAGAAACGAAAGAGAAGTATCATGTGAAAGACTTCGGTCATGTTTTTGAGTTGTTCATCCAGAACTAG
- a CDS encoding DMT family transporter — protein MNKEWGKLIVAALFEVGWVIGLKHADSWLDWSGTLLAIYISFYLLIASGKKLPVGTAYAVFTGLGTAGTVLAEILLFGVPFQWSKILLILLLLSGIIGLKVLTDSHDSKEGETA, from the coding sequence ATGAATAAGGAATGGGGGAAGTTAATCGTAGCCGCACTCTTCGAAGTCGGCTGGGTAATTGGACTGAAACATGCGGATAGTTGGCTGGATTGGTCCGGAACGTTACTAGCTATTTATATCAGCTTTTACCTACTTATCGCATCTGGTAAGAAGCTCCCGGTTGGAACAGCCTACGCTGTTTTTACTGGTTTAGGAACTGCAGGAACTGTCCTTGCCGAAATCCTCCTATTTGGAGTGCCATTTCAGTGGTCAAAAATCCTGCTCATCTTATTATTGTTAAGTGGAATTATTGGATTGAAGGTATTAACTGATTCCCATGACAGCAAGGAAGGTGAGACAGCATGA
- a CDS encoding glycine betaine ABC transporter substrate-binding protein, producing MGKIHKWLPAVFLSILLVLAACGKSESGSTSSDSEGETSGDKGTISIGMNNWAENVAVSNMWKIILEEKGYNVELKQVQKGFLYEALSSGDLDIGMEIWLPNTDKAFYDKYKEEIDWRDTWYEGTKLGIAVPSYMEDVNTIEDLKKQPDKFPDQRIVGIDAGSSIMSFTETVLKEYNLDNYTLASSSGPTMMAELKSSMKEEEPIAVTLWKPHYAFAQLDLKFLEDPKNVYGESENISYAARLGLEEDQPEVVKWFDNFMMNDQQLGSLMAALNEAESPEEGAQQWIDNNQDVIDKWTK from the coding sequence ATGGGGAAAATACACAAATGGTTACCTGCTGTTTTCTTGAGTATTCTTCTTGTACTTGCTGCTTGCGGGAAATCCGAATCTGGTTCTACAAGTAGTGATAGTGAAGGAGAAACGTCAGGAGATAAAGGTACGATTAGTATCGGTATGAATAACTGGGCAGAGAATGTCGCTGTGTCAAATATGTGGAAAATTATTCTGGAAGAAAAAGGATACAATGTGGAGCTTAAACAAGTACAAAAAGGCTTTCTTTATGAAGCGCTCTCAAGCGGTGACTTAGATATTGGGATGGAAATATGGTTGCCAAACACAGATAAGGCTTTTTATGATAAATACAAAGAAGAAATTGACTGGCGTGATACGTGGTATGAGGGTACAAAACTAGGAATTGCTGTACCATCTTATATGGAAGATGTTAATACCATTGAAGATCTTAAGAAACAACCCGATAAGTTTCCAGATCAAAGGATCGTAGGAATTGATGCGGGATCCAGCATTATGTCTTTTACAGAAACCGTACTCAAAGAGTATAATCTGGACAACTATACACTTGCTTCATCCTCTGGCCCGACAATGATGGCAGAACTTAAAAGTTCCATGAAGGAAGAAGAGCCGATCGCCGTTACACTTTGGAAGCCTCACTATGCGTTTGCCCAACTGGATCTTAAGTTCTTAGAAGATCCCAAAAACGTTTATGGTGAATCAGAAAACATTTCTTATGCGGCGCGATTAGGTTTAGAAGAAGATCAGCCTGAAGTTGTTAAATGGTTCGATAACTTCATGATGAATGATCAACAATTAGGAAGTTTAATGGCAGCCTTGAATGAAGCCGAAAGTCCTGAAGAGGGAGCACAGCAATGGATCGATAATAATCAAGACGTTATTGATAAGTGGACTAAATAA
- a CDS encoding PepSY domain-containing protein translates to MKRKLLIGGIVGVVVLGGAIGAAAATGPNTNDSSNQTASLTEDKVTKIVTDKVDGTVEKIEKETDDGRLIFEVDVKDKNGVKTDVGVDAKTGEVLEVDQNDDRDDDSEKEDSNENVKLSMDEATAVAKEKAKGEVVESELDDGHYDFEFKDGNDEYEVKVHGASGEVIEFEHDQDNE, encoded by the coding sequence ATGAAAAGAAAATTGTTGATAGGTGGTATTGTAGGAGTTGTTGTATTAGGGGGAGCGATTGGAGCGGCTGCTGCAACGGGGCCAAATACGAACGACTCATCAAATCAAACGGCTTCACTTACGGAAGATAAAGTGACTAAGATTGTTACAGACAAGGTCGATGGTACGGTTGAAAAAATTGAAAAAGAAACAGATGACGGCCGACTCATTTTTGAAGTAGATGTAAAAGATAAAAATGGTGTAAAAACGGATGTTGGCGTCGATGCGAAAACAGGAGAGGTTCTTGAAGTTGACCAAAATGATGATCGTGATGACGATTCAGAAAAAGAGGATTCCAATGAGAACGTGAAATTGTCAATGGATGAAGCAACAGCTGTTGCTAAGGAAAAAGCAAAAGGTGAAGTGGTTGAATCTGAATTAGATGATGGTCATTACGATTTTGAGTTTAAAGATGGAAATGATGAATACGAAGTGAAAGTACACGGGGCGAGCGGAGAAGTTATTGAGTTTGAACACGATCAGGATAACGAGTGA
- a CDS encoding YozQ family protein has translation MSKHKKKQEAISDRDYEPADYDRNDSTSQGLATTHEQVSDTLTEGTYDAKIDQVDKDGGLISHKGESINRKRKK, from the coding sequence TTGAGTAAACATAAGAAAAAACAAGAAGCAATTAGTGATCGTGATTATGAACCGGCAGATTATGATCGAAATGACAGCACGTCTCAAGGGTTAGCAACTACCCACGAGCAAGTGTCTGACACATTGACGGAAGGAACCTATGATGCAAAAATTGATCAGGTTGATAAGGATGGCGGGCTAATAAGTCATAAAGGGGAATCAATTAATAGAAAACGCAAGAAATAA
- a CDS encoding PepSY domain-containing protein, with translation MSTKKIMRIVASLGVLVLLIVLIWQVVQSVTAAEPLSKNEAAKQVEDQYNGTIVQVDESKKSFVITIELDTGKYKVVVGKQTGEISNMERLTANHPEQNKQEIKKKVNQKYKGEVISITERSEGEQTFFDVIVRGENGQTTLTLSETGEVTEEQTVPMEEPANDKKEDANTRITKEQAREIAKNQVEGTIEDVEYEEEDGQFFYLVDIERDDDLEATVSINAITGEVIGTGWED, from the coding sequence ATGAGTACAAAGAAGATAATGAGGATTGTGGCCTCACTTGGTGTACTTGTTCTCCTGATTGTTCTTATTTGGCAAGTTGTTCAGAGTGTAACAGCTGCAGAGCCTTTGTCTAAGAATGAGGCGGCGAAACAAGTGGAGGACCAGTACAATGGCACTATAGTACAAGTGGATGAATCTAAAAAAAGTTTTGTCATTACGATTGAATTGGATACGGGGAAATACAAAGTGGTGGTAGGGAAACAAACAGGTGAGATTAGTAACATGGAACGCCTGACTGCTAATCATCCAGAGCAGAATAAGCAGGAAATTAAAAAAAAGGTAAATCAAAAATATAAAGGAGAAGTGATCTCAATCACGGAAAGATCTGAAGGGGAGCAAACCTTTTTTGATGTTATTGTACGGGGGGAGAATGGACAAACGACGCTCACATTATCTGAAACAGGTGAAGTGACAGAAGAACAGACTGTTCCAATGGAGGAGCCTGCTAACGACAAAAAGGAAGACGCAAACACTCGGATAACTAAAGAGCAAGCTAGAGAAATTGCAAAAAATCAAGTAGAGGGGACAATTGAGGATGTTGAATATGAAGAGGAAGATGGACAGTTTTTCTACCTTGTCGATATTGAGCGTGATGATGACCTTGAGGCCACAGTAAGTATAAACGCGATTACAGGCGAGGTTATAGGTACAGGATGGGAAGATTAG
- a CDS encoding sensor histidine kinase: protein MRLTNKIHLYTTVLFVLLLVLINVAVYLSFSRMMYSSELEQTQAEAEQIVSGVNQSNQKNKDLLLAYVPINGVVQIVSRSGDLTSAVTSPGYGYLYDDTVQFYSEEVTNLIEIRGTKNAMVSLPVIWKNGEVASLQVTESLAAIERNLNVLRIVLIVVTLLAIIPLFISARVLSKLITRPITSMTTTMQDIRESGRFKRLDLPKKSKDELYLMGETFNEMIDLLRTNYERQEQFVSNASHELKTPLTVIESYSSLLKRRGKNDGQIFDESVEAIHSEAVRMKDLTEQLLLLAKSDEQWNVDITKTNLERFLHETIRSYEKAYKRNVELHIDEDLTTLTDAQKLKQLLYIFMDNARKYSEDGIHVRVFKEKDYACIQIIDHGIGIAEADIERVFDRFYRIDKARSRKSGGVGLGLALAKDLAKAVGAELFLQSEEEVGTKATIKLPLSQ, encoded by the coding sequence ATGAGATTAACAAATAAGATTCACCTTTATACAACGGTATTATTTGTTTTGCTGCTCGTTTTAATTAATGTAGCTGTTTATTTATCTTTTAGCAGGATGATGTATTCAAGCGAACTGGAACAGACACAAGCTGAGGCTGAACAGATCGTTTCAGGAGTGAATCAAAGTAATCAGAAGAATAAAGATCTTTTACTTGCCTATGTACCGATTAATGGAGTGGTACAAATCGTTTCAAGAAGTGGTGATCTAACTTCTGCTGTTACCTCCCCAGGTTATGGTTATCTTTATGATGATACTGTGCAATTCTACTCTGAAGAGGTTACAAACTTGATTGAGATTCGCGGCACAAAGAACGCTATGGTTTCCTTGCCCGTTATATGGAAAAATGGTGAGGTGGCAAGTTTACAGGTTACGGAAAGTCTAGCGGCAATAGAAAGAAATTTAAACGTGTTGCGAATTGTCTTGATCGTTGTAACGTTACTTGCGATTATCCCCCTTTTTATATCAGCAAGAGTCCTGAGTAAACTGATCACGCGTCCAATCACATCGATGACAACGACGATGCAGGATATTCGTGAGAGTGGACGTTTTAAACGGCTGGATCTTCCTAAAAAGTCTAAGGATGAGTTGTATTTAATGGGGGAGACGTTTAACGAAATGATTGATCTATTGCGAACAAATTATGAGAGACAGGAACAATTTGTCTCCAATGCTTCCCACGAATTAAAGACTCCATTGACTGTGATTGAATCGTATTCAAGTTTATTGAAACGCCGTGGCAAAAATGATGGGCAGATTTTTGATGAGTCGGTTGAAGCTATACACTCGGAAGCGGTTCGCATGAAAGATTTAACTGAGCAACTTTTATTGCTAGCAAAAAGCGATGAACAATGGAACGTAGACATAACGAAGACAAATCTGGAGCGTTTTTTACATGAGACTATCCGTTCCTATGAGAAGGCTTATAAACGAAACGTGGAACTCCACATTGATGAGGATCTGACTACGTTGACTGATGCCCAGAAGCTTAAGCAGCTCTTGTATATTTTCATGGATAATGCAAGGAAGTATAGTGAGGACGGCATTCATGTAAGAGTTTTTAAAGAAAAGGACTATGCTTGTATTCAAATTATAGATCATGGCATTGGGATTGCCGAAGCAGATATAGAAAGAGTGTTTGACCGTTTCTATCGAATAGACAAAGCTCGGTCAAGAAAGTCTGGGGGGGTTGGATTAGGATTAGCTCTCGCTAAAGATTTGGCGAAAGCGGTGGGGGCTGAATTATTTTTGCAAAGTGAGGAAGAAGTCGGAACAAAAGCGACGATAAAACTGCCTCTTTCTCAGTGA
- a CDS encoding TrmB family transcriptional regulator has product MLQKFGFTQYESQVFEVLTASDEPLDASSIVKYSHVPKSKVYEVLNRLVEKGLLLTSFHERKKLYNALPLETTIKKLTHEFEENVKELKHRKYTLTPNDDRVWTLQGRPAIASLVKDLIEQAEHSIYLSGWSDDIQPMLSELESHNKQGIKVEVLSVGEVQTLLGDIHVLLPDEKHEALERHKLIIIDEKEMLFAGVENQTWHGIKTMSNPLVKFFTEFFYHDIALTEITKKYQTTLMQDEEIKNILMKLRY; this is encoded by the coding sequence ATGCTGCAAAAATTTGGATTCACTCAATATGAAAGTCAAGTATTTGAAGTATTAACCGCAAGTGACGAACCGCTTGATGCTAGTTCAATCGTAAAGTATTCACATGTTCCTAAATCGAAAGTTTATGAAGTTCTTAACAGGTTAGTGGAAAAGGGCTTACTACTCACTTCATTTCATGAACGTAAAAAGCTTTATAATGCACTACCTTTAGAAACGACTATAAAAAAATTAACACATGAGTTTGAAGAAAACGTGAAAGAGCTTAAACATCGTAAATATACTTTGACACCTAACGATGACCGCGTATGGACATTGCAAGGTCGACCAGCTATCGCCTCATTAGTTAAAGATCTTATAGAGCAAGCAGAGCATTCCATTTACCTATCAGGTTGGAGTGACGATATCCAGCCAATGCTTTCCGAATTGGAATCACATAATAAGCAAGGCATTAAGGTTGAAGTCTTGTCTGTTGGAGAGGTTCAGACTTTGTTAGGCGATATCCATGTGCTTCTGCCCGACGAAAAACATGAAGCATTAGAGAGGCATAAACTCATCATCATTGATGAGAAAGAAATGCTTTTCGCTGGAGTGGAGAATCAAACATGGCACGGCATAAAAACTATGTCAAACCCGCTCGTTAAATTTTTCACTGAATTCTTCTATCATGATATAGCTCTAACCGAGATCACTAAAAAGTATCAAACCACCCTCATGCAAGACGAAGAAATCAAAAATATCCTCATGAAACTACGTTACTAA
- a CDS encoding response regulator transcription factor, with translation MNKPRILIIEDEEKIARVLELELSYEGYEVVKAFDGVEGLQKYREGRWDLLLLDVMLPGFSGIEILRRIRSDDPQTAVIMLTAKDSIEDKVSGLDLGANDYITKPFQIEELLARVRAALRNYVNSDSEEQQGWMEVADLRLNEQTYEVFRNENAIELTPREFNLLAYLMKNKRQVLNREQILDAVWGYDYYGDTNVVDVYIRYIRNKVDKPYDLTLIYTVRGVGYVLKDPR, from the coding sequence ATGAATAAACCTAGGATTCTGATCATTGAGGACGAAGAGAAAATCGCACGTGTATTAGAGCTTGAACTGAGTTATGAAGGGTATGAAGTGGTCAAAGCCTTCGATGGGGTTGAAGGCTTGCAAAAATATCGGGAAGGTCGTTGGGATTTACTTTTGCTTGATGTAATGCTCCCAGGTTTTAGCGGGATTGAAATACTACGAAGGATTCGATCCGATGATCCACAAACAGCCGTAATCATGCTAACGGCGAAAGATTCGATCGAGGATAAAGTATCTGGACTCGATTTAGGGGCCAATGATTATATAACAAAACCCTTTCAAATTGAAGAGTTGCTGGCGAGAGTCCGGGCTGCTTTAAGAAATTATGTCAACTCTGATTCTGAAGAACAGCAAGGGTGGATGGAAGTAGCAGATTTACGGCTGAATGAGCAAACATATGAAGTCTTCAGAAATGAAAACGCCATTGAACTCACCCCAAGAGAATTTAACTTACTTGCTTATTTAATGAAAAATAAACGCCAAGTCCTGAACAGGGAACAAATTTTGGATGCGGTATGGGGCTATGATTATTATGGTGATACAAACGTTGTTGACGTGTACATTCGCTACATACGAAATAAGGTCGATAAACCGTATGATCTTACATTAATTTATACGGTTCGCGGGGTCGGTTACGTGCTGAAGGATCCAAGATGA
- a CDS encoding YfhD family protein: MGRDEHNSGKGKKKHKLPQTPDQQKHPGRDIEFSEEMADHEDFEALERSREADQRVHNRNQDK, from the coding sequence ATGGGTAGAGATGAGCATAACAGCGGTAAAGGGAAGAAGAAACACAAACTTCCACAGACGCCAGATCAGCAGAAACATCCTGGCAGGGATATAGAATTTTCTGAGGAAATGGCAGACCACGAAGATTTTGAAGCATTAGAAAGAAGTCGCGAAGCAGATCAACGTGTCCACAACAGAAACCAAGATAAATAA
- a CDS encoding MFS transporter — MNKKVYMLAVVSFVVGTVELIIGGTLDLVAADLDVTLGQAGLLITVFSLVFAIASPILLTVTAKYERKSLTLVFLSIFFLGNLLAFWSPNYTVIMLARVISAASGSLLVVLGVTLASAIVKKEYRARAIGIIFMGISGSLVLGVPIGLTIGNAFGWRAPFLFIAILTLLSMAAVAIFLERIEPKPVITLREQIRTLKDNKIFTAQLTSFLFLTGHLTLYAYLTPFLKSTMDLNSAWVSIVYLIFGIAAVLGGGIGGVISDKWGAERSIIAIIAFFAVAIFMIPFVTFSLPLFLVVMVVWSMLSWAITPAQQSYLIHSAPETSEIQQSLNNSALHFGIALGSTVGAFVIEQASVSHNASVGGLFVLLALGTAYFSITRNNKVRISHKYIS, encoded by the coding sequence ATGAATAAAAAAGTGTATATGTTAGCGGTTGTTTCCTTCGTTGTTGGAACCGTTGAATTAATAATAGGGGGGACGCTGGATTTAGTTGCAGCAGATTTAGACGTGACGCTGGGCCAAGCCGGCCTGCTGATTACCGTCTTTTCACTTGTCTTTGCTATCGCTTCACCGATCTTGCTAACAGTAACTGCTAAGTATGAGCGTAAGAGTTTAACCCTCGTATTCTTATCGATTTTTTTTCTAGGGAATCTGCTTGCATTTTGGAGTCCGAACTATACGGTGATCATGCTTGCTCGAGTCATCTCGGCTGCTAGTGGGTCGTTGCTCGTTGTACTTGGTGTTACGCTTGCGTCTGCAATTGTGAAAAAAGAGTATCGTGCACGTGCGATTGGTATAATCTTTATGGGGATTAGTGGGTCGCTGGTGCTTGGTGTACCGATTGGTTTAACGATTGGTAATGCATTTGGCTGGCGAGCACCGTTTCTATTTATCGCGATCCTAACCTTACTTTCAATGGCAGCTGTGGCTATTTTCTTAGAAAGAATTGAACCTAAACCCGTGATTACTCTTAGGGAACAGATACGTACGTTAAAGGATAATAAAATTTTCACCGCCCAGTTAACGTCGTTTTTATTTTTGACGGGCCACTTAACACTTTATGCTTATTTGACCCCCTTTCTTAAGTCAACGATGGATTTGAATTCGGCTTGGGTGAGCATTGTGTACTTGATCTTTGGAATTGCGGCAGTACTTGGAGGCGGTATCGGCGGTGTTATTTCTGATAAATGGGGAGCTGAGCGGAGCATTATTGCCATAATTGCTTTCTTTGCAGTGGCCATTTTTATGATTCCATTTGTTACATTCTCACTGCCATTATTCTTAGTGGTTATGGTTGTGTGGAGTATGTTGAGTTGGGCGATTACTCCTGCGCAGCAAAGTTATTTGATTCATTCAGCTCCGGAAACTTCCGAGATTCAACAGAGTTTAAATAACTCTGCTTTGCATTTTGGTATTGCTTTGGGATCCACTGTAGGGGCCTTTGTTATTGAACAGGCATCCGTGTCGCACAATGCCTCCGTTGGCGGACTATTTGTTTTACTGGCTCTTGGGACAGCCTATTTCTCCATTACGAGAAACAATAAGGTACGAATATCACACAAGTACATTTCTTGA
- a CDS encoding DMT family transporter, with translation MSWIVLIAAGLFEMFGVAMINQYHKSRSVTAIIAMLAGFALSFVCLSIAMKELPMGTAYAVWTGTGAAGGAILGMIYFDEPAEWRRLVCIGIIIAAAVGLKLIS, from the coding sequence ATGAGCTGGATTGTCCTAATAGCCGCTGGGTTATTTGAAATGTTTGGGGTAGCGATGATTAATCAATACCATAAGTCTCGTTCCGTTACAGCTATCATAGCTATGTTAGCCGGATTTGCGCTCAGCTTCGTTTGCCTTTCAATCGCGATGAAAGAATTACCTATGGGGACAGCCTATGCTGTTTGGACTGGCACTGGTGCCGCTGGAGGCGCTATTCTAGGGATGATCTATTTCGATGAACCAGCCGAATGGAGACGGCTCGTTTGTATCGGAATTATCATAGCTGCAGCTGTCGGTTTAAAATTAATAAGCTAA
- a CDS encoding DUF58 domain-containing protein: MINRRQSVRMFPNDRENILFRLQNYSKAPVINGKLQFVTGTPMVSEAIPYLETPAGYKYSLPLSLMRKGETTVQLPIVAKHRGVARMNNIKFLFPHLVKFKPNMMEFLPRFQTEVIVYPELKSVKGIEAIFEIAQGNQAALLSPYEDVLTPLGTREYVSSDPFHRIHWKAYAKTQQLRTKVLEKQVDISWSIVVNISEETKLGNVHISKHLENLLSYAAFLNQYAVKKDYQTDMYINGRKQQSPPYYYQEEGAGNQHLRESLEMLARIRKDQLILPLDELIHRMESQLYKRKTIIIIGEVPNGARKQLGIWQARGIRLFQILEEEGQAVAVPLEKRRMVHA, translated from the coding sequence TTGATTAATCGGAGACAGTCAGTTCGCATGTTTCCTAATGATCGAGAGAACATCCTTTTTCGCCTGCAAAACTATTCAAAGGCACCTGTAATTAACGGAAAGCTTCAGTTCGTGACAGGAACGCCAATGGTGTCAGAGGCTATCCCTTATCTAGAAACACCCGCTGGATATAAGTATTCTTTGCCCCTTTCATTAATGAGAAAAGGTGAGACTACCGTGCAACTGCCTATAGTTGCGAAACATAGAGGCGTGGCTAGAATGAATAATATTAAATTCCTGTTTCCACATTTAGTAAAATTCAAGCCCAATATGATGGAGTTTTTGCCCCGTTTTCAGACAGAAGTGATCGTTTACCCTGAGCTTAAATCTGTTAAAGGGATCGAAGCTATTTTTGAAATAGCACAAGGCAATCAAGCAGCACTTCTTTCCCCATATGAAGATGTATTAACCCCTCTTGGGACGAGGGAGTATGTCTCGAGTGATCCTTTTCACCGAATTCATTGGAAGGCGTACGCTAAAACACAGCAGTTAAGGACAAAGGTTCTGGAGAAACAGGTAGACATCAGCTGGTCTATTGTTGTTAACATTTCAGAAGAAACGAAGCTTGGAAATGTCCACATTTCAAAACATTTGGAAAATCTGCTCTCTTATGCAGCTTTTTTAAACCAATATGCAGTCAAGAAGGACTACCAGACAGATATGTATATTAATGGACGTAAACAGCAAAGCCCGCCTTACTATTACCAGGAAGAAGGGGCAGGGAATCAACATTTACGTGAATCACTTGAAATGTTGGCAAGGATAAGGAAGGATCAACTCATCTTGCCATTAGATGAGTTAATACATAGGATGGAATCCCAATTATATAAAAGGAAAACAATCATTATTATTGGTGAGGTCCCTAATGGAGCCCGAAAACAGCTGGGAATTTGGCAGGCACGAGGAATACGTTTGTTTCAAATCTTAGAAGAAGAAGGTCAAGCTGTTGCTGTCCCTTTAGAAAAAAGGAGGATGGTTCATGCTTGA
- a CDS encoding AAA family ATPase: MLHSIDQAKKTIGQVIIGKDEIIELLFTALLSDGHVLLESVPGSGKTKLAKSFAKIMNGQFSRVQFTPDVLPSDVTGIQFFNPKTQEFELREGPVMTNVLLADEVNRATPKTQSSLLEVMEEKQTTVDGETLHMTPPFFVIATQNPVEGNHGTFPLPEAQLDRFLFKLNMGYPSMKEEKDILNAYRLEEPLQALRASLEMEEVLQLREEVKKITVAEDTVNYLLDLVRLTRNHPDIELGVSTRGALVFMRAVQARALLKERSYVTPNDVKVLVPYVFGHRIVLSMEGSLRKTTEQVVAEIIEQVPVPVEAGENS, translated from the coding sequence GTGCTACATTCTATAGATCAAGCAAAAAAAACAATTGGGCAAGTTATTATCGGAAAAGATGAGATTATTGAATTACTTTTTACCGCACTATTGTCAGATGGGCATGTTTTATTAGAAAGTGTCCCTGGTTCGGGTAAAACAAAACTTGCCAAGAGTTTTGCAAAAATCATGAATGGTCAGTTCAGCCGGGTCCAATTTACGCCTGACGTCCTGCCGAGTGATGTAACAGGGATTCAGTTTTTCAATCCGAAGACGCAGGAGTTTGAATTAAGAGAAGGCCCCGTTATGACGAATGTGCTTTTAGCGGATGAAGTCAATCGAGCAACACCAAAGACTCAATCAAGCCTGCTCGAAGTGATGGAAGAGAAGCAAACAACGGTTGATGGAGAGACTTTACATATGACACCACCTTTCTTCGTTATTGCAACACAAAATCCTGTAGAAGGAAATCACGGAACCTTCCCTTTGCCTGAGGCTCAGCTTGACCGTTTTCTTTTTAAATTAAATATGGGTTATCCATCAATGAAGGAAGAAAAAGATATTCTCAATGCCTATCGTCTAGAGGAACCGCTTCAAGCGCTGCGAGCATCACTTGAGATGGAAGAGGTGCTTCAGTTACGTGAAGAAGTGAAGAAAATTACAGTTGCTGAGGACACTGTAAATTACCTGCTTGATTTAGTTAGACTAACGAGAAATCATCCAGATATTGAATTAGGTGTCAGTACAAGAGGAGCGCTTGTATTTATGAGAGCAGTGCAAGCAAGAGCTTTATTGAAAGAGCGATCGTATGTTACTCCAAACGATGTAAAAGTGCTTGTCCCTTATGTATTTGGACATCGTATCGTGCTTTCTATGGAGGGTTCCCTCAGGAAAACGACGGAACAGGTGGTCGCTGAAATTATTGAACAAGTTCCTGTTCCAGTGGAGGCAGGGGAAAACTCTTGA